A window of the Equus przewalskii isolate Varuska chromosome 10, EquPr2, whole genome shotgun sequence genome harbors these coding sequences:
- the TMEM94 gene encoding transmembrane protein 94 isoform X1, protein MLFKQAELWMPHQGKCNKGEPPLALGLSTRKALSILKEQLEAVLEGHLKERKKCLTWKELWRSSFLHHSNRCSCFHWPGASLMLLAVLLLLGCYGSQPAGSHRVELVNASALFLLLLLNLVLIGRQDRLKRREVERRLRGIIDQIQDALRDGKEIKWPDAMYPDLHMPFAPSWSLHWAYRDGHLVNLPVSLLVEGDIIALRPGQESFASLRGIKDDEHIVLEPGDLFPPFSPPPSPRGEVKKGPQNPQQHRLFRVLETPVIDNIRWCLDMALSRPVTALDNERFSVQSVMLHYAVPVVLASFLITNALRFMLDAPGVTSWQYTLLQLQVNGVLPILPLLFPVLWVLATACGEARVLAQMSKASPSSLLAKFSEDTLSSYTEAVSSQEMLRCIWGHFLRVIQGTSPTLSHSSSLLHSLGSVTVLCCVDKQGILSWPNPSPETVLFFSGKVEPPHSSHEDLTDDLSTRSFCHPEVEEEPHERDALLAGSLNTTLHLSNEQERGDWPGDGPKPPESYSHHKAHGRSKHLSGSNVSFSRDTEGGGEEEPSKTQPGLEGEPYEAEDFVCDYHLEMLSLSQDQQNPSCIQFDDSNWQLHLTSLKPLGLNVLLNLCNASVTERLCRFSDHLCNIALQESHSAVLPVHVPWGLCELARLIGFTPGAKELFKQENHLALYRLPSAEMVKETSLGRLSCVTKRRPPLSHMISLFIKDTTTSTEQMLSHGTADVVLEACTDFWDGADIYPLSGSDRKKVLDFYQRACLSGYCSAFAYKPMSCALSSQLNGKCIELVQAPGQSSIFTMCELPSTVPIKLSTRRNSWSSDEGIGEVLEKEDCMQALSGQIFMGMVSSQYQARLDIVRLIDGLVNACIRFVYFSLEDELKSKVFAEKMGLETGWNCHISLTPNGDMPGSEIPPSSPSHAGSLHDDLNQVSRDDAEGLLLMEEEGHSDLISFQPTDSDLPSFLEDCNRAKLPRGIHQVRPHLQNIDNVPLLVPLFTDCTPETMCEMIKIMQEYGEVTCCLGSSANLRNSCLFLQSDISIALDPLYPSRCSWETFGYATSTSMAQASDGLSPLHLSGQLNSLPCSLTFRQEETISIIRLIEQARHATYGIRKCFLFLLQCQLTLVVIQFLSCLVQLPPLLSTTDILWLSCFCYPLLSISLLGKPPHSSIMSMATGKNLQSIPKKTQHYFLLCFLLKFSLTISSCLICFGFTLQSFCDSSRARNLTNCSSIMLPSRADTAPAWFDDFANGLLTAQKLAAALTVLHTVFISITHVHRTKPLWRKSPLTNLWWAVTVPVVLLGQVVQTAVDLQLWTHRDSRIHFGLEDVPLLTWLLGCLSLVLVVVTNEIVKLHEIRVRVRYQKRQKLQFETKLGMNSPF, encoded by the exons GAGCTGTGGAGGAGCAGCTTCCTGCACCACAGTAACCGCTGCTCCTGTTTCCACTGGCCGGGCGCCTCGCTCATGCTGCTggctgtgctgctgctgctgggctgcTATGGGAGCCAGCCAGCTGGCAG CCACAGGGTGGAGCTGGTGAATGCCTCAGCGCTGTTCCTCTTGCTGCTTCTCAACCTTGTTCTCATTGGGCGGCAAGATCGGCTGAAGCGTCGGGAAGTAGAGCGGAGGCTCCGAGGGATCATTGACCAAATCCAAG ATGCCCTCAGGGATGGCAAGGAGATCAAGTGGCCAGATGCCATGTACCCCGACCTCCACATGCCCTTTGCACCATCCTGGTCCCTGCACTGGGCCTACAGAGATGGACATCTGGTCAACCTGCCAGTTAGCCTGTTGGTAGAAGGAGACATCATAGCTCTGAGGCCCGGCCAGGAATCATTCGCCTCTCTGAGGGGGATCAAG GATGATGAGCACATCGTCTTGGAGCCGGGAGACCTgtttccccctttctctccacCCCCCTCTCCCCGAGGAGAAGTGAAGAAAGGGCCACAGAACCCCCAGCAGCACCGGCTCTTCCGCGTCCTTGAGACCCCTGTGATTGACAACATCAG ATGGTGCCTGGACATGGCCCTGTCCCGCCCAGTCACTGCTCTGGACAATGAGAGGTTCTCCGTGCAGTCAGTGATGCTGCACTATGCCGTGCCTGTGGTCCTG GCCAGCTTCCTCATCACCAATGCCCTGCGCTTCATGTTGGACGCCCCTGGTGTCACGTCCTGGCAGTACACCCTCCTCCAGCTACAG GTGAATGGCGTCCTGCCCATCCTCCCCCTGCTCTTTCCAGTCCTCTGGGTTCTGGCAACCGCCTGTGGAGAAGCCCGTGTCCTGGCCCAGATGAGCAAGGCCTCCCCCAGTTCCCTG CTGGCCAAGTTCTCAGAGGATACTCTCAGCAGCTATACAGAAGCTGTCTCCTCTCAG GAAATGCTACGCTGCATTTGGGGCCACTTCCTGAGGGTGATCCAGGGGACGTCGCCCACGCTGAGCCACAGCTCCAGCCTGCTGCACAGCTTGGGCTCTGTCACG GTCCTGTGCTGTGTGGACAAACAGGGGATCCTGTCTTGGCCAAACCCCAGCCCAGAGACAGTGCTGTTCTTCAGCGGGAAGGTGGAGCCCCCACACAGCAGCCATGAGGACCTAACGGATGACCTCTCCACCCGCTCCTTCTGCCACCCCGAGGTAGAGGAGGAG CCCCATGAACGAGATGCCCTCCTGGCTGGCTCCCTGAACACTACCCTGCACCTTTCCAATGAGCAGGAGCGTGGCGACTGGCCTGGCGATGGTCCCAAGCCCCCTGAATCCTATTCCCACCACAAAGCACACGGCCGCAGCAAGCACCTGTCCGGCTCCAATGTGAGCTTCAGCAGGGACACAGAGGGTGGTGGTGAAGAAGAGCCCAGCaag ACCCAGCCTGGGCTGGAGGGCGAGCCCTACGAAGCAGAGGACTTTGTGTGCGACTACCACTTGGAGATGCTTAGCCTGTCTCAGGACCAGCAGAACCCCTCCTGCATTCAGTTCGATGACTCCAACTGGCAGCTCCACCTTACCTCCCTCAAGCCCCTAGGCCTCAACGTGCTGCTGAACTTGTGCAACGCCAGTGTCACGGAGCGGCTGTGCCGGTTCTCGGACCACCTGTGCAACATTGCCCTGCAGGAGAGCCACAGCGCCGTGCTGCCCGTGCACGTGCCCTGGGGCCTCTGCGAGCTCGCCCGCCTCATTG GCTTCACTCCTGGGGCCAAGGAGCTCTTCAAGCAGGAGAACCACTTGGCACTCTACCGCCTCCCCAGTGCTGAGATGGTGAAGGAGACCTCACTGGGGAGGCTCTCCTGTGTCACCAAGCGGCGCCCCCCCCTCAGCCACATGATCAGCCTCTTCATCAAGGACACCACCACCA GCACAGAACAGATGCTGTCCCACGGCACAGCTGACGTGGTCTTGGAGGCCTGCACAGACTTCTGGGATGGAGCTGACATCTACCCTCTTTCGGGTTCTGACAG GAAGAAAGTGCTGGATTTCTACCAGCGAGCCTGCCTGTCTGGTTACTGCTCTGCCTTCGCCTACAAGCCCATGAGCTGCGCCCTCTCCTCTCAGCTCAATGGCAAGTGCATCGAGCTGGTGCAGGCGCCTGGCCAGAGCAGCATCTTCACCATGTGCGAGCTTCCCAGCACCGTCCCCATCAAGCTGAGCACCCGCCGCAACAGCTGGAGCTCTGATG AAGGGATCGGGGAGGTGCTGGAGAAGGAAGACTGCATGCAGGCCCTGAGCGGCCAGATCTTCATGGGCATGGTGTCCTCCCAGTACCAGGCCCGGCTGGACATCGTGCGCCTCATTGACGGGCTGGTCAATGCCTGCATCCGCTTCGTCTACTTCTCTTTGGAGGATGAGCTCAAAAGCAAG GTGTTTGCAGAAAAGATGGGCCTGGAGACGGGCTGGAACTGCCACATCTCCCTCACACCGAATGGTGACATGCCTGGCTCTGAGATCCCCCCATCCAGCCCCAGCCATGCTGGCTCCCTGCATGATGACCTGAATCAGG TTTCCCGAGATGATGCAGAAGGGCTCCTCCTGATGGAAGAGGAAGGTCACTCAGACCTCATTAGCTTCCAGCCTACGGACAGCGACCTCCCCAGCTTCCTGGAGGACTGCAACCGG GCCAAGCTGCCCCGGGGCATCCACCAGGTGCGGCCCCACCTGCAGAACATTGACAATGTGCCCTTGCTTGTGCCTCTCTTCACAGACTGTACCCCCGAGA CCATGTGCGAGATGATCAAGATCATGCAGGAGTACGGGGAGGTGACCTGCTGCCTGGGTAGCTCTGCCAACCTGCGGAACAGCTGCCTTTTCCTCCAGAGTGACATCAG CATTGCCCTGGACCCCCTGTATCCGTCCCGCTGCTCCTGGGAGACCTTTGGCTACGCCACAAGCACCAGCATGGCCCAGGCCTCGGACGGCCTTTCTCCCCTGCACCTCTCGGGACAGCTCAAcagcctgccctgctctctgaCCTTTCGCCAAGAGGAGACCATCAGCATCATCCGGCTCATCGAGCAG GCTCGGCACGCCACCTACGGCATTCGCAAGtgcttcctcttcctgctgcaATGCCAGTTGACTCTTGTGGTCATCCAG TTCCTCTCTTGCCTAGTCCAGCTGCCACCACTCCTGAGTACCACTGACATCCTGTGGCTGTCCTGCTTTTGCTACCCTCTGCTCAG CATCTCTCTGCTGGGGAAGCCCCCGCATAGCTCCATCATGTCTATGGCAACAGGGAAAAATCTTCAGTCCATTCCTAAGAAG ACCCAGCATTACTTCCTGCTCTGCTTCTTGCTCAAGTTCAGCCTCACCATCAGCTCGTGCCTTATCTGCTTTGGCTTCACACTGCAGAGCTTCTGTGACAGCTCCCGGGCCCGCAACCTTACCAACTGCTCCTCCATCATGCTGCCCAG CCGTGCCGACACAGCTCCAGCCTGGTTTGATGACTTTGCCAATGGGCTGCTGACAGCTCAGAAACTCGCCGCTGCCCTGACTGTCCTGCACACCG TCTTCATTTCTATCACCCATGTGCATCGCACCAAGCCCCTGTGGAGAAAGAGCCCCTTGACGAATCTCTGGTGGGCTGTGACAGTGCCCGTGGT GCTGCTGGGGCAGGTGGTCCAGACGGCGGTGGACCTGCAGCTATGGACGCACAGGGATAGCCGCATCCACTTTGGCCTGGAGGATGTACCTCTGCTGACTTGGCTCTTAGGCTGCCTCTCCCTGGTCCTTGTGGTGGTCACCAATGAGATCGTAAAACTGCATGAAATTCG AGTCCGGGTCCGCTACCAGAAGCGACAGAAGCTGCAGTTTGAAACCAAGCTGGGCATGAATTCTCCTTTCTGA
- the TMEM94 gene encoding transmembrane protein 94 isoform X7 — MLFKQAELWMPHQGKCNKGEPPLALGLSTRKALSILKEQLEAVLEGHLKERKKCLTWKELWRSSFLHHSNRCSCFHWPGASLMLLAVLLLLGCYGSQPAGSHRVELVNASALFLLLLLNLVLIGRQDRLKRREVERRLRGIIDQIQDALRDGKEIKWPDAMYPDLHMPFAPSWSLHWAYRDGHLVNLPVSLLVEGDIIALRPGQESFASLRGIKDDEHIVLEPGDLFPPFSPPPSPRGEVKKGPQNPQQHRLFRVLETPVIDNIRWCLDMALSRPVTALDNERFSVQSVMLHYAVPVVLASFLITNALRFMLDAPGVTSWQYTLLQLQVNGVLPILPLLFPVLWVLATACGEARVLAQMSKASPSSLLAKFSEDTLSSYTEAVSSQEMLRCIWGHFLRVIQGTSPTLSHSSSLLHSLGSVTVLCCVDKQGILSWPNPSPETVLFFSGKVEPPHSSHEDLTDDLSTRSFCHPEERGDWPGDGPKPPESYSHHKAHGRSKHLSGSNVSFSRDTEGGGEEEPSKTQPGLEGEPYEAEDFVCDYHLEMLSLSQDQQNPSCIQFDDSNWQLHLTSLKPLGLNVLLNLCNASVTERLCRFSDHLCNIALQESHSAVLPVHVPWGLCELARLIGFTPGAKELFKQENHLALYRLPSAEMVKETSLGRLSCVTKRRPPLSHMISLFIKDTTTSTEQMLSHGTADVVLEACTDFWDGADIYPLSGSDRKKVLDFYQRACLSGYCSAFAYKPMSCALSSQLNGKCIELVQAPGQSSIFTMCELPSTVPIKLSTRRNSWSSDEGIGEVLEKEDCMQALSGQIFMGMVSSQYQARLDIVRLIDGLVNACIRFVYFSLEDELKSKVFAEKMGLETGWNCHISLTPNGDMPGSEIPPSSPSHAGSLHDDLNQVSRDDAEGLLLMEEEGHSDLISFQPTDSDLPSFLEDCNRAKLPRGIHQVRPHLQNIDNVPLLVPLFTDCTPETMCEMIKIMQEYGEVTCCLGSSANLRNSCLFLQSDISIALDPLYPSRCSWETFGYATSTSMAQASDGLSPLHLSGQLNSLPCSLTFRQEETISIIRLIEQARHATYGIRKCFLFLLQCQLTLVVIQFLSCLVQLPPLLSTTDILWLSCFCYPLLSISLLGKPPHSSIMSMATGKNLQSIPKKTQHYFLLCFLLKFSLTISSCLICFGFTLQSFCDSSRARNLTNCSSIMLPSRADTAPAWFDDFANGLLTAQKLAAALTVLHTVFISITHVHRTKPLWRKSPLTNLWWAVTVPVVLLGQVVQTAVDLQLWTHRDSRIHFGLEDVPLLTWLLGCLSLVLVVVTNEIVKLHEIRVRVRYQKRQKLQFETKLGMNSPF; from the exons GAGCTGTGGAGGAGCAGCTTCCTGCACCACAGTAACCGCTGCTCCTGTTTCCACTGGCCGGGCGCCTCGCTCATGCTGCTggctgtgctgctgctgctgggctgcTATGGGAGCCAGCCAGCTGGCAG CCACAGGGTGGAGCTGGTGAATGCCTCAGCGCTGTTCCTCTTGCTGCTTCTCAACCTTGTTCTCATTGGGCGGCAAGATCGGCTGAAGCGTCGGGAAGTAGAGCGGAGGCTCCGAGGGATCATTGACCAAATCCAAG ATGCCCTCAGGGATGGCAAGGAGATCAAGTGGCCAGATGCCATGTACCCCGACCTCCACATGCCCTTTGCACCATCCTGGTCCCTGCACTGGGCCTACAGAGATGGACATCTGGTCAACCTGCCAGTTAGCCTGTTGGTAGAAGGAGACATCATAGCTCTGAGGCCCGGCCAGGAATCATTCGCCTCTCTGAGGGGGATCAAG GATGATGAGCACATCGTCTTGGAGCCGGGAGACCTgtttccccctttctctccacCCCCCTCTCCCCGAGGAGAAGTGAAGAAAGGGCCACAGAACCCCCAGCAGCACCGGCTCTTCCGCGTCCTTGAGACCCCTGTGATTGACAACATCAG ATGGTGCCTGGACATGGCCCTGTCCCGCCCAGTCACTGCTCTGGACAATGAGAGGTTCTCCGTGCAGTCAGTGATGCTGCACTATGCCGTGCCTGTGGTCCTG GCCAGCTTCCTCATCACCAATGCCCTGCGCTTCATGTTGGACGCCCCTGGTGTCACGTCCTGGCAGTACACCCTCCTCCAGCTACAG GTGAATGGCGTCCTGCCCATCCTCCCCCTGCTCTTTCCAGTCCTCTGGGTTCTGGCAACCGCCTGTGGAGAAGCCCGTGTCCTGGCCCAGATGAGCAAGGCCTCCCCCAGTTCCCTG CTGGCCAAGTTCTCAGAGGATACTCTCAGCAGCTATACAGAAGCTGTCTCCTCTCAG GAAATGCTACGCTGCATTTGGGGCCACTTCCTGAGGGTGATCCAGGGGACGTCGCCCACGCTGAGCCACAGCTCCAGCCTGCTGCACAGCTTGGGCTCTGTCACG GTCCTGTGCTGTGTGGACAAACAGGGGATCCTGTCTTGGCCAAACCCCAGCCCAGAGACAGTGCTGTTCTTCAGCGGGAAGGTGGAGCCCCCACACAGCAGCCATGAGGACCTAACGGATGACCTCTCCACCCGCTCCTTCTGCCACCCCGAG GAGCGTGGCGACTGGCCTGGCGATGGTCCCAAGCCCCCTGAATCCTATTCCCACCACAAAGCACACGGCCGCAGCAAGCACCTGTCCGGCTCCAATGTGAGCTTCAGCAGGGACACAGAGGGTGGTGGTGAAGAAGAGCCCAGCaag ACCCAGCCTGGGCTGGAGGGCGAGCCCTACGAAGCAGAGGACTTTGTGTGCGACTACCACTTGGAGATGCTTAGCCTGTCTCAGGACCAGCAGAACCCCTCCTGCATTCAGTTCGATGACTCCAACTGGCAGCTCCACCTTACCTCCCTCAAGCCCCTAGGCCTCAACGTGCTGCTGAACTTGTGCAACGCCAGTGTCACGGAGCGGCTGTGCCGGTTCTCGGACCACCTGTGCAACATTGCCCTGCAGGAGAGCCACAGCGCCGTGCTGCCCGTGCACGTGCCCTGGGGCCTCTGCGAGCTCGCCCGCCTCATTG GCTTCACTCCTGGGGCCAAGGAGCTCTTCAAGCAGGAGAACCACTTGGCACTCTACCGCCTCCCCAGTGCTGAGATGGTGAAGGAGACCTCACTGGGGAGGCTCTCCTGTGTCACCAAGCGGCGCCCCCCCCTCAGCCACATGATCAGCCTCTTCATCAAGGACACCACCACCA GCACAGAACAGATGCTGTCCCACGGCACAGCTGACGTGGTCTTGGAGGCCTGCACAGACTTCTGGGATGGAGCTGACATCTACCCTCTTTCGGGTTCTGACAG GAAGAAAGTGCTGGATTTCTACCAGCGAGCCTGCCTGTCTGGTTACTGCTCTGCCTTCGCCTACAAGCCCATGAGCTGCGCCCTCTCCTCTCAGCTCAATGGCAAGTGCATCGAGCTGGTGCAGGCGCCTGGCCAGAGCAGCATCTTCACCATGTGCGAGCTTCCCAGCACCGTCCCCATCAAGCTGAGCACCCGCCGCAACAGCTGGAGCTCTGATG AAGGGATCGGGGAGGTGCTGGAGAAGGAAGACTGCATGCAGGCCCTGAGCGGCCAGATCTTCATGGGCATGGTGTCCTCCCAGTACCAGGCCCGGCTGGACATCGTGCGCCTCATTGACGGGCTGGTCAATGCCTGCATCCGCTTCGTCTACTTCTCTTTGGAGGATGAGCTCAAAAGCAAG GTGTTTGCAGAAAAGATGGGCCTGGAGACGGGCTGGAACTGCCACATCTCCCTCACACCGAATGGTGACATGCCTGGCTCTGAGATCCCCCCATCCAGCCCCAGCCATGCTGGCTCCCTGCATGATGACCTGAATCAGG TTTCCCGAGATGATGCAGAAGGGCTCCTCCTGATGGAAGAGGAAGGTCACTCAGACCTCATTAGCTTCCAGCCTACGGACAGCGACCTCCCCAGCTTCCTGGAGGACTGCAACCGG GCCAAGCTGCCCCGGGGCATCCACCAGGTGCGGCCCCACCTGCAGAACATTGACAATGTGCCCTTGCTTGTGCCTCTCTTCACAGACTGTACCCCCGAGA CCATGTGCGAGATGATCAAGATCATGCAGGAGTACGGGGAGGTGACCTGCTGCCTGGGTAGCTCTGCCAACCTGCGGAACAGCTGCCTTTTCCTCCAGAGTGACATCAG CATTGCCCTGGACCCCCTGTATCCGTCCCGCTGCTCCTGGGAGACCTTTGGCTACGCCACAAGCACCAGCATGGCCCAGGCCTCGGACGGCCTTTCTCCCCTGCACCTCTCGGGACAGCTCAAcagcctgccctgctctctgaCCTTTCGCCAAGAGGAGACCATCAGCATCATCCGGCTCATCGAGCAG GCTCGGCACGCCACCTACGGCATTCGCAAGtgcttcctcttcctgctgcaATGCCAGTTGACTCTTGTGGTCATCCAG TTCCTCTCTTGCCTAGTCCAGCTGCCACCACTCCTGAGTACCACTGACATCCTGTGGCTGTCCTGCTTTTGCTACCCTCTGCTCAG CATCTCTCTGCTGGGGAAGCCCCCGCATAGCTCCATCATGTCTATGGCAACAGGGAAAAATCTTCAGTCCATTCCTAAGAAG ACCCAGCATTACTTCCTGCTCTGCTTCTTGCTCAAGTTCAGCCTCACCATCAGCTCGTGCCTTATCTGCTTTGGCTTCACACTGCAGAGCTTCTGTGACAGCTCCCGGGCCCGCAACCTTACCAACTGCTCCTCCATCATGCTGCCCAG CCGTGCCGACACAGCTCCAGCCTGGTTTGATGACTTTGCCAATGGGCTGCTGACAGCTCAGAAACTCGCCGCTGCCCTGACTGTCCTGCACACCG TCTTCATTTCTATCACCCATGTGCATCGCACCAAGCCCCTGTGGAGAAAGAGCCCCTTGACGAATCTCTGGTGGGCTGTGACAGTGCCCGTGGT GCTGCTGGGGCAGGTGGTCCAGACGGCGGTGGACCTGCAGCTATGGACGCACAGGGATAGCCGCATCCACTTTGGCCTGGAGGATGTACCTCTGCTGACTTGGCTCTTAGGCTGCCTCTCCCTGGTCCTTGTGGTGGTCACCAATGAGATCGTAAAACTGCATGAAATTCG AGTCCGGGTCCGCTACCAGAAGCGACAGAAGCTGCAGTTTGAAACCAAGCTGGGCATGAATTCTCCTTTCTGA